A genomic segment from Dermacentor silvarum isolate Dsil-2018 chromosome 11, BIME_Dsil_1.4, whole genome shotgun sequence encodes:
- the LOC119433009 gene encoding chaoptin has translation SAESPRTISLVYAPNSANLNISSLAVSAHSSKPSCTLEPSPFAWLATQQFYSQVPFRAAHKMKALVVICLFMAASFADARPKCPSGHTQIYPCKCARSEDVGLHIVCDGVNLAMMSRGLGNVEHPVANLTITGSSFKRLFGDVFSGLQVINLTVAHGSLASVATDVMDHFNESLKLLSFEDNALTEIPVELINKFRNLTSLNLAHNRIEVIPANAFGALNILFELRLDHNLIFKVHPSALTGLNRLERLEMHHNKMEKIERNTFRFARKIKYLDLSYNNFTAFQKIDFNQLTNMWFLNISNNRVKTFPRGMFVANAILRVINMSYNELPEVDANTVKGVRFLRDVYFRGNRITKVHKQAFVSSRHIRTIDLAYNLMEDVGYEQFKDFQWLEKLDLSYNKISKIASSAFLKMYQVHIDLSHNNISFIGDMAFQELSNVTLFDLSHNNITTIPKNAFYLSDVTVLLLNHNNITDFNTVPVANITGIKVLNMTFNNINELNRKAFTKKRLYELHTVDFSYNNITEISGSVFEKLAGVRFINLSHNVIKKIGYSTFGSIPTLLELDISHNNISDVSHGGLSAMVSVRLIKVNDNKIKRMFNLPIALNELHLQNNQIAHFGPGTFRSMNSLLRLYLDSNNLTRLERGSFSNLLTLQTLSLSNNSIDRIPWEALQDLSSLQYLYLNDNKIKSLPKKALGRLPVVFELLLQNNQINNVTEYAFEGMLQLIRLNLSYNNISFIPPEAFKGLVSLQTLDLSHNLLNKLENKTHGLLDDLLSLSSINVSHNEVAFVTEKTFPRSPYIPYKLKHVDLSHNFISVLTNSFDDGLGKAEYIDLRHNLINEVYPNVLRNLSSLKHLDMSHNDLRHIANGALVLPENVSWADFSHNKIFSVDLRDFLASQQLRHLDLRFNNVTMFEEEYMARIKNGLRLYYEGNPLNCDCRVKYLRQWLGHNPQATEWNDVVCHSPHHLHKRHLADVSPDVLECLTDEERAVKGEEDESLVDIKFRLVDSPSKRAIRFAWYVATKEDVSGFRAIVSDVSTSSLTSETDIPYRYREYTIDGLESSVEYRLCLVALDSTGEARGLPMRQCKTVTPVGAASRTVNSVPVLIVLLAAVTTVLCSEFWISST, from the exons agtgcagaaag ccccCGGACAATATCGCTTGTATATGCGCCCAATAGCGCTAACCTCAACATTAG TTCCCTAGCCGTGTCTGCTCATTCGTCCAAGCCTTCCTGCACGCTGGAACCTTCTCCATTCGCCTGGCTGGCCACGCAGCAG TTTTACTCGCAGGTTCCCTTCAGAGCAGCGCACAAAATGAAGGCTCTGGTGGTCATCTGCCTTTTCATGGCGGCCTCGTTTGCTGATGCCCGCCCCAAGTGCCCAAGCGGACATACTCAAATTTACCCCTGCAAGTGCGCTAGAAGCGAAGACGTTGGACTTCATATCGTATGCGATGGCGTGAACTTGGCCATGATGTCACGGGGTTTGGGTAACGTGGAGCACCCTGTAGCTAATCTTACTATCACCGGATCGTCGTTCAAAAGGTTGTTCGGTGACGTCTTCAGCGGATTACAAGTTATAAACCTTACCGTAGCTCATGGATCACTTGCCTCGGTTGCCACGGATGTTATGGACCACTTCAACGAATCGCTAAAGTTGCTCAGCTTTGAAGACAATGCCCTGACTGAGATTCCCGTAGAACTGATTAACAAGTTTAGGAATCTGACGTCCTTAAATCTAGCGCATAACCGAATCGAGGTTATCCCTGCAAATGCGTTCGGTGCCTTGAACATCCTGTTCGAATTGCGTCTTGATCACAACCTCATTTTCAAAGTTCACCCCTCCGCACTCACAGGACTCAATAGGCTTGAAAGACTAGAGATGCACCATAATAAAATGGAGAAGATTGAACGAAACACTTTCCGATTTGCTCGAAAGATCAAATACTTAGACTTGTCCTACAACAATTTCACTGCGTTCCAAAAGATTGACTTCAACCAGCTTACAAATATGTGGTTTCTAAACATATCAAATAACCGAGTGAAGACATTTCCGCGAGGCATGTTCGTCGCCAATGCCATCCTTCGTGTTATCAACATGTCTTACAATGAACTTCCTGAAGTTGATGCCAACACTGTGAAAGGCGTAAGGTTCCTTCGAGACGTTTACTTCAGAGGAAACAGGATAACAAAAGTCCACAAGCAAGCATTCGTGTCCTCTAGACATATTCGCACTATTGATTTAGCCTATAACCTGATGGAAGATGTTGGATATGAGCAGTTCAAGGATTTTCAGTGGCTTGAGAAACTGGATCTGAGCTACAACAAGATTTCTAAAATTGCTAGCTCAGCCTTTTTGAAAATGTACCAAGTTCACATTGATTTGAGTCATAATAATATTAGTTTCATTGGAGACATGGCCTTCCAAGAGTTGTCTAATGTTACTTTGTTTGATCTCTCACATAACAACATTACTACCATTCCAAAAAATGCATTCTACTTATCTGACGTCACTGTTCTTCTCCTTAACCACAACAACATAACTGATTTTAATACGGTCCCGGTTGCTAACATTACTGGAATCAAGGTTCTTAACATGACTTTCAACAATATCAACGAGCTAAATCGAAAGGCATTCACGAAGAAGAGGTTGTACGAGCTCCACACCGTTGATTTCAGCTACAACAACATTACTGAAATCTCTGGATCAGTTTTTGAGAAGTTGGCTGGCGTGCGATTTATAAACCTCAGTCACAATGTAATAAAGAAGATTGGCTACAGCACTTTTGGGTCAATTCCAACGCTACTCGAACTGGATATCAGCCACAACAATATCAGTGACGTTAGCCACGGTGGCCTCTCGGCCATGGTCAGTGTTCGCCTGATAAAGGTCAACGACAACAAGATTAAGCGAATGTTCAATCTTCCTATAGCATTGAATGAACTTCATCTGCAAAACAACCAAATCGCGCATTTCGGCCCGGGAACATTCAGGTCGATGAATTCCTTGCTAAGGCTCTACCTAGATAGCAATAATCTCACTCGACTGGAAAGAGGATCCTTCTCTAATCTACTCACACTGCAAACGCTCTCTCTTTCCAACAACAGCATAGACAGGATACCTTGGGAAGCACTGCAGGATCTTAGTTCTCTTCAGTACTTATATCTGAATGACAATAAGATCAAATCGCTCCCGAAGAAAGCGTTAGGGCGCCTGCCTGTCGTGTTCGAGCTCCTGCTCCAGAACAATCAGATCAACAATGTCACGGAATACGCTTTTGAGGGCATGCTGCAGCTCATTCGTCTCAACTTGAGCTACAACAACATCTCCTTCATCCCGCCGGAGGCGTTTAAGGGACTCGTTTCGCTGCAGACTCTGGACCTCTCGCACAACTTGCTCAACAAGCTCGAAAACAAAACCCACGGCTTGCTGGACGATCTACTGTCGCTTTCCTCCATCAACGTCTCTCACAATGAGGTTGCTTTCGTGACGGAAAAGACATTTCCTCGATCCCCTTACATTCCGTACAAGCTTAAACATGTCGATCTCAGCCACAACTTCATTTCGGTTCTTACGAACAGCTTCGACGACGGCCTTGGAAAAGCGGAGTATATCGACTTGCGCCATAATCTCATCAATGAAGTTTACCCCAACGTTCTGAGAAACCTGAGCAGCCTAAAACATCTCGATATGTCGCACAATGATCTGAGACACATTGCCAATGGCGCTCTCGTGCTACCAGAGAACGTTAGCTGGGCAGATTTTAGCCATAATAAGATATTCTCCGTCGACCTGCGGGACTTCCTGGCGTCTCAGCAGCTGCGGCACCTTGACCTTCGGTTCAACAACGTGACAATGTTTGAAGAGGAATACATGGCGAGAATCAAGAATGGCCTCCGGCTTTATTATGAAG GAAACCCATTGAACTGCGACTGCCGCGTCAAGTACCTGCGCCAGTGGCTGGGTCACAACCCTCAAGCGACAGAGTGGAACGACGTTGTCTGCCACTCTCCTCACCACTTGCACAAGCGCCACCTTGCGGACGTCAGCCCCGATGTCCTTGAATGCCTTACCGACGAGGAGCGTGCAGTAAAGGGTGAGGAGGATGAGTCATTAGTCGACATCAAGTTCAGGCTCGTCGATTCACCATCCAAGAGAGCCATACGGTTCGCCTGGTACGTGGCCACGAAGGAGGACGTGTCTGGCTTCCGGGCTATAGTGAGTGACGTGTCCACCAGCAGCCTCACGAGCGAAACAGATATTCCTTATCGGTACAGGGAGTACACTATTGATGGCCTCGAGTCGTCGGTGGAATACAGGCTGTGTTTAGTCGCCCTGGACTCAACAGGAGAAGCCCGCGGTCTTCCTATGCGCCAGTGCAAGACAGTTACGCCGGTCGGTGCTGCATCGAGGACAGTGAACTCTGTGCCTGTGTTGATCGTTCTACTTGCTGCAGTCACCACTGTACTGTGTTCAGAGTTCTGGATCTCGAGCACATGA